The following proteins come from a genomic window of Megalobrama amblycephala isolate DHTTF-2021 linkage group LG1, ASM1881202v1, whole genome shotgun sequence:
- the chmp6a gene encoding charged multivesicular body protein 6, with amino-acid sequence MGNVFGRQGRRSRVTEQDRAILQLKQQRDKLKQYQKKITLQLEKERRLAKLLLEDGKKERALLLLKKKRYQDRLLDKTEIQIANLERMVQDIEFIQIEVKVIEGLKAGNDCLKQMHEVMSIEEVERILEETQEAIEYQKQIDELLAGSLTLEDEDAVLAELEAITQGEDITLPELPTDPLPAVPTGETGRKEAQIKPEREMLAA; translated from the exons ATGGGAAATGTTTTCGGCAGACAGGGACGCCGCAGTCGAGTGACAGAACAGGACAGGGCGATATTG CAACTGAAACAGCAGAGAGATAAACTGAAACAATATCAGAAGAAAATCACATTACAGCTGGAGAAAGAGAGACGTCTGGCCAAACTGCTCCTGGAGGATGGCAAGAAAGA ACGAGCTCTTCTGCTGCTCAAAAAGAAACGCTACCAAGATCGCCTGCTGGACAAGACCGAGATCCAGATAGCCAACCTGGAGCGCATG GTTCAAGATATTGAATTTATTCAGATTGAAGTAAAGGTCATCGAGGGTTTAAAAGCTGGAAATGACTGTCTCAAGCAAATGCATGAG GTCATGTCGATTGAGGAGGTGGAGAGAATCCTGGAGGAGACGCAAGAGGCCATTGAGTATCAGAAG CAAATTGATGAACTGCTGGCGGGTTCGTTGACACTGGAGGATGAGGATGCTGTGTTAGCTGAGCTGGAGGCCATCACTCAG GGAGAAGATATAACCCTTCCAGAATTACCCACAGATCCATTGCCAGCGGTGCCTACGGGGGAGACAG GGAGAAAAGAGGCACAAATCAAGCCGGAGCGAGAGATGCTGGCAGCGTAA